In Apium graveolens cultivar Ventura chromosome 10, ASM990537v1, whole genome shotgun sequence, the following are encoded in one genomic region:
- the LOC141693114 gene encoding potassium transporter 5-like translates to MISGTCSSQNRKCLDSFDREPGNLHDHHTTKGRHGVGWPVILRLAFQSIGIVYGDIGTSPLYVFAGTFPDGIKHEDDIIGAFSLIFYTITLIPLIKYVFIVLRANDNGDGGTFALYSLICRYAKAGFIPSQEAADRDVSNYKLETPNNRLKRASKLKSKLEKSQFSKYVLLFATMIGTCMVMGDGILTPCISVLSAVGGIKQASNKMTEDMIVWISVAVLVALFMVQRFGTGKVGYTFAPILFIWFIFIALTGLYNFIKYDPSVIKALNPMYIIYYFKRDKKQAWISLGGTVLSITGAEALFADVGHFTVHSIQLSTCTVIYPAIVLQYMGQSSYLRKHKMDVLDAFYKAVPGPVYWPMFVIAVLAAIIASQSLISATFSIIQQSLALGCFPRVKIVHTSTKYEGQVYIPEINYLLMLACVAVTLGFRDPGKLGNAYGLAVVSVMAITSSLLVVIMIMIWKTHVLLIISYILIIGGLELLYLTAVLSKFIEGGYLPLVFAVILLAIMYTWNDVYRRKYYYELEHKISAERLKDIALNTNVSRLPGIAVFYSELVQGIPPIFGQYVSNVPVLHSLLVFVSIKSLPISKVPVDERFLFRQVQPKELNMFRCIVRYGYTDIRNEEEPFERLLVEGLKAYMQEEFLINESNQNHVQSNEADNDDICVQIEEDEIENEATERNIEEVTHGTEMMEVVEKAWHAGVVHFVGDNEVIAGKSANLWKRVLINYAYYFLKNNLRQSINKVFDIPQERMLKVGMTYELQ, encoded by the exons ATGATATCAGGAACATGTTCATCGCAAAATCGAAAATGTTTGGACTCCTTTGATCGTGAACCTGGCAATCTGCATGACCATCACACCACCAAG GGTAGGCATGGTGTAGGATGGCCAGTTATATTGCGGTTAGCTTTCCAGAGTATTGGAATAGTATATGGAGATATCGGAACGTCACCGCTTTACGTGTTTGCTGGTACTTTTCCCGACGGAATTAAACATGAAGATGATATAATTGGAGCTTTCTCTTTGATTTTCTATACCATCACTTTGATTCCGCTCATCAAATATGTTTTCATTGTCCTTAGAGCAAATGACAATGGAGATG GTGGAACATTTGCTTTGTACTCTTTAATATGCCGATATGCAAAGGCGGGGTTTATTCCAAGTCAAGAAGCTGCAGATAGAGATGTATCAAATTATAAGTTGGAAACACCGAATAATAGGCTCAAAAGAGCATCGAAGCTGAAATCTAAGCTAGAGAAAAGCCAGTTCTCTAAGTATGTTCTTTTATTTGCTACTATGATTGGCACTTGTATGGTCATGGGAGATGGTATACTCACTCCTTGCATTTCAG TGTTGTCAGCCGTGGGAGGAATCAAGCAAGCTTCAAACAAAATGACTGAAG ATATGATAGTGTGGATATCAGTTGCAGTTTTAGTTGCCCTGTTCATGGTTCAAAGATTTGGGACAGGCAAAGTTGGCTATACCTTTGCACCCATCCTTTTCATCTGGTTCATCTTTATTGCATTAACTGGCCTGTACAATTTCATCAAATACGATCCCTCTGTGATTAAAGCTTTAAATCCAATGTATATCATCTACTATTTCAAAAGAGACAAGAAACAGGCTTGGATTTCCCTTGGAGGCACTGTTCTCTCCATCACAG GAGCCGAGGCATTATTTGCCGATGTTGGACATTTTACTGTACACTCAATACAATTAAGTACGTGCACTGTTATTTATCCAGCTATTGTACTACAATACATGGGCCAGTCTTCTTACCTTCGTAAGCACAAAATGGATGTATTGGACGCCTTTTACAAAGCTGTACCGG GTCCAGTGTATTGGCCTATGTTTGTGATAGCTGTTTTGGCAGCAATAATAGCAAGCCAATCTTTGATATCAGCAACATTCTCAATCATCCAACAATCACTCGCTCTAGGGTGTTTTCCTCGTGTGAAAATCGTTCATACATCCACGAAATATGAAGGACAGGTTTACATACCTGAAATCAACTATCTGTTAATGTTGGCCTGTGTCGCGGTAACTCTAGGATTCAGGGATCCAGGGAAACTAGGAAATGCATATG GTCTTGCGGTTGTTTCTGTGATGGCAATAACATCATCATTACTTGTTGTAATCATGATAATGATATGGAAAACACATGTCCTCCTCATAATCTCCTACATTCTTATCATTGGAGGGTTAGAGCTTCTCTACTTAACTGCAGTTCTTTCAAAATTTATAGAGGGAGGATACCTACCTCTAGTATTTGCTGTAATTTTACTAGCGATAATGTACACATGGAATGATGTGTACCGAAGAAAGTATTACTATGAGTTGGAACACAAGATTTCTGCAGAAAGATTAAAGGACATTGCACTCAACACAAACGTTTCTCGACTTCCTGGTATTGCAGTGTTCTACTCAGAGCTTGTTCAAGGGATACCTCCCATTTTCGGTCAGTATGTATCAAATGTCCCAGTTCTGCACTCGCTTCTGGTTTTTGTCTCCATCAAGTCACTGCCAATTAGCAAAGTTCCAGTGGATGAGCGGTTTCTCTTTCGTCAAGTTCAACCTAAAGAACTTAATATGTTTCGTTGCATAGTGAGATATGGGTATACTGATATACGCAATGAAGAGGAGCCATTCGAAAGACTTTTAGTAGAGGGATTAAAGGCATACATGCAAGAAGAATTTCTGATAAACGAAAGTAACCAAAATCACGTACAAAGCAATGAGGCAGATAACGACGATATTTGTGTGCAAATTGAGGAAGATGAAATAGAAAATGAGGCAACGGAGAGAAACATAGAAGAGGTGACACATGGCACAGAGATGATGGAAGTGGTGGAGAAGGCTTGGCACGCAGGAGTTGTGCATTTTGTGGGAGACAATGAGGTAATTGCAGGAAAAAGCGCAAACCTTTGGAAGAGAGTTCTGATAAATTATGCTTATTATTTCTTGAAGAACAACTTAAGACAAAGCATAAACAAGGTGTTTGACATACCTCAAGAGAGAATGCTTAAAGTTGGGATGACTTACGAGCTTcagtaa
- the LOC141691137 gene encoding myb family transcription factor PHL7-like: protein MGSSRSEVAGKERLKWTQELHDLFEKSVNQLGGPDRATPKGILKAMGIPGLTIYHVKSHLQKYRISQFVPETPNKSKFERRSISEILPNFSATAGAQLKEALQMQVEVQRRLSDQLEVQRNLKVKIEAQGRFLAKIGEEYKNRPNINAKPSKSFSPIISVPSLCEESESDNKPAESDSDVETFDIKYAETFQKSKRHRVYQKDVSPQRHKKLNSESCAQQGMLVSKGSRTQCESPEYGFPWNAVVRCQSPLLMPASNGSFS from the exons ATGGGTTCTAGTAGATCTGAGGTTGCAGGAAAGGAGCGACTAAAATGGACACAAGAACTACACGATCTTTTTGAAAAATCAGTTAATCAGCTTGGAGGTCCTGACA GGGCAACACCAAAGGGTATCTTAAAAGCTATGGGAATTCCTGGACTAACAATCTACCATGTCAAGAGTCACTTACAG AAGTACAGAATATCGCAATTTGTTCCAGAAACACCCAATA AAAGCAAGTTCGAGAGGAGAAGTATTTCAGAAATACTGCCAAACTTCAGTGCAACTGC TGGTGCTCAGCTTAAAGAAGCATTACAAATGCAAGTCGAAGTGCAGAGACGATTGAGTGATCAACTTGAG GTTCAGAGAAATTTGAAGGTGAAAATCGAAGCACAAGGCAGGTTCCTTGCGAAAATCGGGGAGGAATATAAAAACAGGCCAAATATTAATGCAAAGCCTAGCAAGTCTTTCTCACCGATTATCTCAGTTCCATCTCTTTGTGAGGAGTCTGAGTCTGATAACAAACCAGCTGAATCTGATTCAGATGTCGAAACATTTGACATAAAATATGCTGAGACTTTCCAAAAATCAAAGAGGCATCGGGTCTATCAGAAAGACGTTTCACCACAAAGACATAAAAAGTTGAATTCAGAATCTTGCGCCCAACAAGGCATGCTTGTGTCTAAAGGATCAAGGACACAATGTGAGTCTCCTGAATACGGCTTTCCATGGAATGCTGTTGTTCGCTGTCAGTCACCTCTATTAATGCCAGCTTCAAATGGTTCTTTTAGCTAG